One genomic region from Syntrophomonadaceae bacterium encodes:
- the rsfS gene encoding ribosome silencing factor, translated as MGEKDRLLSLSYDAALDKKALDIIVLDLRGITLIADYFLICSGRSTVHVQSIAENISEVLESQGQKYLRREGFREGRWVLLDYGHLVVHVFQHEDRLFYNLERLWGDAKKMNLDLRQA; from the coding sequence TTGGGAGAAAAAGACCGGCTATTATCATTAAGTTATGATGCAGCCCTGGATAAAAAAGCCTTGGACATCATTGTGCTCGACCTGAGAGGGATTACTTTGATTGCCGACTATTTTTTAATCTGCAGCGGCAGGTCCACTGTCCATGTTCAGTCTATTGCCGAAAACATTTCCGAGGTACTTGAATCCCAGGGACAAAAATACCTGCGCCGGGAAGGATTCCGGGAAGGCCGCTGGGTCCTGTTGGATTATGGCCACCTTGTGGTCCATGTTTTTCAGCATGAAGACCGGCTTTTTTACAACCTGGAGCGGCTATGGGGTGACGCAAAAAAAATGAATTTGGACCTTCGGCAGGCTTAA